The following coding sequences lie in one Candidatus Diapherotrites archaeon genomic window:
- a CDS encoding dockerin type I domain-containing protein, with translation MNFVKGFLLTTISFIIIISLVMAVNNNYIFNEKSLIEKLQDNTDENKNFNNPLTSIDPCTNPPNCSFTVEGDVLSDMNFYARWFGNEYRVYLNWTPNFCQARQYNFRIHLWDGPNYSGFSDHTLTVNNVNRLPTISVAPTYQEVLKGSTATVSITAQDLDYSECHDDDIALSVNPNTLGNLTDNGNGTGTFTWTPGLDANTVLPYDFTFKATDNYTGFDEDTAQIQVRSVCGDAKLDDGKVTVSDVIYLVNYLFKGGPAPADMDAADVNNDGKVNVTDVIYLVNYLFKGGTAPNCGY, from the coding sequence ATGAACTTCGTAAAAGGATTTCTTTTAACAACAATAAGTTTTATAATAATTATTTCACTGGTAATGGCAGTTAACAATAATTACATATTCAATGAAAAGTCATTAATTGAAAAATTGCAAGATAATACGGATGAAAACAAAAATTTTAATAATCCACTAACAAGCATAGATCCTTGCACTAATCCTCCAAATTGTAGTTTTACTGTTGAAGGAGACGTATTATCTGATATGAATTTTTATGCCAGATGGTTTGGAAATGAATATAGAGTTTATTTAAATTGGACTCCTAATTTTTGTCAAGCCAGACAATATAATTTCAGAATTCATTTATGGGATGGACCAAATTACTCTGGATTTAGCGACCATACCCTAACAGTAAACAACGTCAACCGCCTTCCAACGATTTCCGTTGCACCAACGTATCAGGAAGTGTTGAAGGGAAGCACTGCGACAGTGAGTATTACGGCGCAGGACTTGGATTATAGTGAATGCCATGACGACGACATTGCATTGAGCGTTAATCCAAACACTTTAGGTAATCTAACAGACAATGGTAATGGAACAGGAACATTCACTTGGACTCCAGGGCTTGATGCAAATACAGTACTGCCATATGATTTCACCTTTAAGGCAACAGACAACTATACAGGATTCGATGAAGATACTGCACAAATTCAGGTGAGAAGCGTGTGCGGAGACGCTAAATTGGATGACGGAAAAGTAACTGTATCAGACGTAATATACTTGGTAAACTACCTGTTCAAAGGCGGGCCTGCACCGGCAGACATGGATGCAGCAGACGTAAACAATGACGGGAAAGTGAACGTAACAGACGTAATATACCTTGTGAACTATCTATTCAAGGGCGGAACAGCACCAAACTGCGGCTATTAA
- a CDS encoding ribbon-helix-helix domain-containing protein: protein MENICLRLGSALSRQIEKDMKEFKYSTKTEFIREAIRSKLSSLDEERKKKRAWEALFAARGALKGKSRFKTDEEFYNWRHGEGSKEMMEYYEKKFGLNQK, encoded by the coding sequence ATGGAGAATATTTGCTTGAGATTGGGTTCTGCGCTTTCAAGGCAGATTGAAAAGGACATGAAGGAATTCAAGTACAGCACCAAAACAGAATTCATCAGAGAAGCAATCAGGAGCAAGCTCAGCTCGTTGGATGAAGAAAGAAAGAAGAAGAGAGCTTGGGAAGCGCTGTTTGCAGCTAGAGGCGCACTCAAAGGTAAAAGCAGGTTCAAGACAGATGAAGAGTTTTACAATTGGAGGCATGGAGAGGGAAGCAAAGAAATGATGGAATATTATGAGAAAAAGTTTGGCCTTAATCAAAAATGA
- a CDS encoding PIN domain-containing protein, protein MDGIRPLGEFAFQFLNNCIKHNCKIIYAEPVLFELRLFPKEFVEEMFSYFKDILIEAPATTKQTIEAKQIAEKRDLPFNDVFHAVIARDNKALMITRDKQFEELSDIVESKKPEEVIFD, encoded by the coding sequence ATGGACGGCATAAGGCCGTTGGGGGAGTTTGCTTTCCAGTTTCTTAATAACTGCATAAAGCATAATTGCAAAATAATTTATGCTGAGCCTGTCCTGTTTGAATTAAGGCTCTTTCCAAAAGAATTTGTAGAAGAAATGTTTTCTTATTTCAAGGACATTCTTATTGAAGCTCCTGCAACAACAAAGCAAACCATTGAAGCAAAACAAATTGCAGAAAAAAGAGACCTGCCATTCAATGATGTTTTTCATGCAGTTATTGCAAGAGACAATAAAGCTTTAATGATTACGAGAGACAAACAGTTCGAAGAACTCTCAGATATAGTTGAATCAAAAAAGCCAGAAGAAGTCATTTTTGATTAA
- a CDS encoding helix-turn-helix domain-containing protein encodes MSLMQAACLKASKEDLGTKFSESHAKVLCSLLKFEELFLDELIELTEIEESKLKKILEDLIEEKMIERINLKYKALNPVDSVFSLIKK; translated from the coding sequence ATGAGTTTAATGCAGGCAGCCTGCCTGAAAGCCTCAAAAGAGGATTTGGGAACGAAATTCTCTGAAAGCCACGCGAAAGTATTGTGCTCTCTCCTCAAGTTCGAGGAACTCTTTCTGGACGAATTAATTGAGCTCACAGAAATAGAGGAAAGCAAACTCAAGAAAATACTTGAAGACCTCATAGAAGAAAAAATGATTGAAAGAATAAACCTCAAGTACAAGGCCTTGAATCCTGTTGACTCTGTCTTCTCCCTAATAAAAAAATAA